DNA sequence from the Bombus pyrosoma isolate SC7728 linkage group LG12, ASM1482585v1, whole genome shotgun sequence genome:
AAAATCCTCCTCCAAGCCTGCCACCAGCCGGAAACGAAAACATTGTCCATCGTGAATGTAATTTCACGGAAGCGAGCGAAGATAACgtgcaagaaaatatttatcgtaattaaGGCATCGAGAACAGAGGTGAATTTTTTATGTGAATGCGCACTTGTAAGCTGTTCCAatcataaataaagaaactcaTTGTTCAACTCAAAATGAAGAACTTCTTTTTTCCAAATCACATGTTATTGCACAGgatattttcttctcattcttcgttatttcaatattatattaaaccgACATTTGCTTTAGTCAAAGAATTATACAGTTTGTTATTTAGAGCGTTGGAGTTACCTTTTGCTCTCAATTTAGACAAATCCAGAAACCGATGTGATCAAGAAACGAATTGATCTCGCAACAAATGCCAGGCAGACCAAAGAAACAACCAACACAAAGAGAGGATTCTTAAATCCTAATTTTCTAGGTTTCCCAAGTTTCCTAACCCAAAACAACGACACgataattttcagaattacGTCCAAATTCGACCAAGTCCAACACACTCAACATCTTACAAAATCCATTgatagaattagaaaatatatatcaaaagGCGGTGAGTCGAAGAGGACGCGTCGAGTAGTTGAATCGTCGCGAGAAAGAGGTttgagagaagaagaaaggaagaaatagaaggaaCACGGGGCGGACGTAGGGCGCGGAGAAAGGAACGCCAACGAGAATATTGAAAAGCGGTCCTACGAACGCGATCAAGAGGGCCAATTACCCTGGGGAGGCTGGAAAGGGGGAGAGGGCAGCCCGCGCGTACGTGTACCGAGCACGTATTTTATCTACGTGCCTTACGCGAACACTCGAAGCGCACTCGAGTCACCGCGAGTGCTCGCATACGAGCGGCGCATTCGAACGTTCGTCGCTAAATTTACCTGCTCGCTCGTACGTTCTTTCTGGAGGAGCCAGATACACATAATGTTCGCCTAGCTACGTACCCGCTCGGCTCCCATTGTGCGCTGCCATACGCTCCAGCCGAGATCGTAGGGAGTAGGGCATCGAGTTAAGGGTAGCTCGCGACCACCATCGTTGGGAACATTTATCCGATCAAATTTTCCGGTGGATCATTTTTACTGGCAAGTCGAAGAGGAATTTTCTCCAGCCTTTTTTCTTGCTCCAAGGGCAAACGGTAGCAAGGGTTGTCGAAGGAGAAATGGTGGCTGTTTGTCCGTTCGACTAAAGCGAGTTTTTGAATTTGCTCTGGAATGGTCGAGGATTTTATGGCGAAAGCGATAGGATTAATGGAATATGTGGCAGTGAAATTAATTGGTAAAGAGCTCGGCTAACAACCGGTCTCGTATCGCAGGGACGTTAAAGATAGCTAGGAAAAAGTATAATACAGTATTTTGACGGGGAAATACCGAAAAACCTGATAAACCTGTGATAGAAAATGCCTGTTAATAATTCGACTCAAGATTTGAGGCTTGaatatcaaaatgtttattcGAATCGTTTATTTATCGCATAAATGACAGGCAAACACGTTACAAACAGAAGTTCTAAATAATTCGAGaatactaaaaattaatagacGATTTATACTACGTACTTAGGacaaaaaatattagtatttgttcgttctattttacaatttcttaatGTAATCTGCCAAGAGGGAAGAAAATCAAAGTTAAATCTAGAAACTCGTGTATCCACATTCGTCTTAGACGTGGCTACCATAAAGGACACCCCGAGAAAGAGGGTCGCTTAATTAATCGGCTATCCATTCAGTGGGATGTTTACGTGGGGGCATTGTGATCTCCGGTTGAAAACAAAATGGGGGAGGGTTAGTAAAAAGGATCTCGTTCGCGGACCGGTGGAGATTAAATTGGCCAGTGGCGCAATCTTGACGAGTACCGGGGACCACTGAAATCTTAATTCAAACTGCCGCGCCATTGGCATAGGGGCATATAGCCCTTTCAAAAGCGGCTCGTTTTCAAGAGAACCTTATGATTGTTGTTCCGTCGCGGCACGCCCGCTTACAAACACGTTACACACACAGTTaggtaattatatttacctccgcagttttattatttacggCCCAACGGACGGGGTTGCCTTGTTCATcatcctctttcttcctcaaCTGCGTCCTAGCGAGGATTCGCGTCCTTCCACCTGCTAATCAGCAGATTAAATTTTACGCAAATATTGACCTATATCCGATAATGATCCGTAGTTCCTTGTGTATCTTACTAGGGTGTCAGGTATTACAATacagtaaaagtaaaaatgttttgGAACAAATTTCCTTGAAGATTTAGGGGCCAGtagttaaaatgaaattgaaaacaatttgaaCTAACATCTGTATTAGCGATGGGCACGTTAACTAAACGGATAAAGTTTCATATCGCGAAAAGATCTGACGCGAAGTTCTCCGAAGATTCGTATTTTCCACGCCAACTGTATAGAAGTTGCGATATTTAGTCCATGATTTACCTTGAATCACGAAACTCGATCAATGGGAAAAGAGTAAGTAACGAAGAACAAAGGACTCTCGGGGGAAATTGCGCGGCTGTGAGAGGGAATTCGTTGCTCGCACGATGATCGTGTCCGAGGAACGCGGAAGACACGAGAGGCGAATCGTGTTTTTCGAAGAGAGCTACGAACGAACAGGGAATCGACAGGGCGGATTAATTCGAAAATGAACCTCGTAAAGGTTAAAGTGCTTAACGAAGTTCGGTATCAATGTAGCCCGTTAGCTAAGTGCGCGGCTGCCACGCTGTTTTCGAGATCAAAGGGTTAATTAAACGCTTTCTTTACGGGGCCCCCGCTGTTGCTGCCGACCTCACCTGCTAAATCTGTTTTGTGAAGTCCCAACGGCGATACTGAAGTACACACTTTCCTCCCCTTGCTTCCTCTGTCGATAGGTCGTGCACGTGCAGCTTTAGACTACGTTCACACGCGATAGTCTCGCCTCTAATTGGACCTTCGGTTACATCGAACGTAAGTTGcttagaaattgaatttcttttttcattttccgtaAGAAACAAACGAGACGAGGAATGGGGTTGATACTTATTAGGCGAATATTATCTGTACATTCATAAGAcctatattaattttacgtttatGCTTGTACGTATTTTACGTccgtgaattttaatatttctatatgaGATTTTCTAtacttgtatttttttgtaaCAATGCTTCTCaggtttatttaaaaattaaaagcctATACAATAGGTTTCAGTTGACAAAACACCCTACCATATGCAGAGTTCAGAAGCTAATCAGTGGAAGCCAGCCTCCCGTTAAAGATGACATCTGTCGAGTAAATATCCTTCCTCTGCTGAAACCATTAATCAACGGTTTagtcattatattataatgattaaattcatgaatatattatgacTAAACTGTAGCGTGGATTGAAGATTTTGACAGTGGATCCTCCATATGCACGTGTGTATGTTTCTTCTTGAATTCAGAGCATTGCGTGAAAAGTAACAATAGCCTAGtacaatttgataaaaagataaagaattaaaCGTTCCTTTAACGATGAagcataatatgtataattttattccatgtTGAAAAATCATATCTTCTCCAACATCCACTCTACGATAACGAAGTATCAAATTATCTTTATCATACCGCAATTGCTACCGGAGGATCGTATTAGAAATATTGTTGGATTTCAACGCGCAATCGTGTCGAAAGTTACCGGCGTAACAACGACGCCGAAACGACGGCTATAGAAAAGTAACGCAATGTACACGTCGAGCTTCGACGTTAAAACCGTGCTGCGATGATgacgataacgataataaagaGTAGTGCTGGCGTAAAGCGCGAAACGAAACACCCCCATGGAACAGCACTGTGAGGGTGTCGCGGATAAAACACGCCcgaaacgaacaaaaaaaTGTACGAGTCTTTGTATGCCGCGTATGATCGAAACGTTAGCCTCTACGATATTTACCACACGCGAAGTAATTAAAAGACAATTTGTAGGTGACGAGAAATAATGTTTGCAAAAGGTAGCGTGTAATTACGTACAGCTTTTAAGACCGAGAATAATAGATTTTCATATCCTTCGCTCTCCTCCTCTCCACtatattcgtttctttgaatttcCATTCTCAAAATGCAAAATCCCAAATCCAAAAATGGATTAAAAAGATTATCAAGAGAAATCATCCGACAGTCTATTACCTCTCGTAATCACTTTTCAAACGCATCGAGCACGCGATTGTCGCGCGTTTATCTCACGAATTATCCCAATCTTGCTACCCTTCGACGGTGTAACCCCTTTTTACGATCAGCCTAACGATAATACGTATCAGACGATGAGGTGGCGCGTATCAACAGACGCGCGGAAGCATCGCAGTACGAAATCGTTTTTTCCGTTGTCGCCGCAAGTACTCGATAACGGCCACAGGATAATGATACACGTAACCATTCgcgatattatattacgtgGCATTGTTTTCGACGTGCTTTAGTCCGGTCTTTCGTCGCCGAATGGCCAGACATATCCCACCCCTCGGCGCAAGGGTTGCTTTTTTCAAGTTTCACGTAATTTTTTACGACGGTTAACGTGCCTGTTAACGTCGGATAATTTCAACTTTGTTGCTGCGGCGAGATTTCCACGAAGACAACCCTTACACACTGACGAGCTTCTTGAAAGGACTTTACCTTTCGATGGTATCTTCAAGTGCATGAAGACTAACTTTCTCGGAGTTAGATCTTAACAAGCGACGTTATTTAATTGACGTAGAAATTACGTAGATTCCTTTATATAATTCGAACAAGTGGAAaagttcaaaaatattaaaaaaagaagaaacatgcTATCGGCGTTGTCAATGTTCAGATAAactaaataaaggaaaatcaCTGAACACTCTCAAAGACCATTAGAAATTATTCCAATTGAAGTCGCTAACATTTCACAGATTGTTCCATGTACAATGGCTTACTCAAGATCACGTGATCTATAAAAAGCTTATCAAGTGCGCTATTCACGTTACGTATCCGCagcaagaaaaaagaatactgtcctatttaattttaagcaACCTTAAAGGATGATATGACGTCAATAAACGACGTCGTTATTCCGGTAATGAAGACATACTTGTCAGGATTAGTGAGACGGATTAAGAGCTAAGGTACCCCGATGTTATTCACCCTACGGAGTCGGCACTTTCCCAGGGGCAGATCGAGCGGGGAGAAGCAGCACACCTGGAGCGCAACCTTCTCGTTCCGAAGAAAGCTTGTCACGGTCTTTAAGAGCGTTATTCGACGTTTTCGAGGTTTTTAGCCGGAATTCATCGCGCGCGGTCAGGCCTTCGGTTGTCAGCGATCGTTTGCTTCAAATTGACCGCGTTCCCTTTCCAATACCGAGAGGGCCGATTGTCAAGGTTCATCGGACTGTGAAAGACATGGGGCGATATTCTATGGGAATTTCATTGGCCTCTGCCTACCGATCGCCGCGTTCGTCTCTCTCGAGTAATCGAATAAATAGCACGAGCGGTCACCAACGTAACGCTTCGTTAATTCAGAAGAAGAGCTCGCCTCTCCTAAAGAAGATCACTCGAACCGTTTCGTCTACGATCGCCGAACTGAAGAAGTTGATTTTTCGATTCTAATCGATCGAATATTAGAAAGTTGATTTTAGAACGTTTCGATGGGACCACCTCGACACGGCGAAAGGCACGAAAATGGGGTGGCACACGATAGGTAAAACGCGGCGACGAGCCGCAGCTAGACGATTCTGCTTGTCCCTGGGACGGAAGTGACGTCGCAGGCACCGACGGAAATTCGTACTGGAAATTCCGATGGGTTCGAGAGGTCGAGGAAGGGAGAGAAGAGGGCAACAATCAGGGTAGACCCGGCATTACGCCCCATTCATCCCCTGCCGCCGCCCCTTACCACTCTCGAACCGTATTTGGCTGacaattcttcatttgcgTGCAGCAAACTCTACGAGCGCGCCGCGGCATAGCGAAAGGTTTAAACGGCTCGCAAAAGCCGGCTAAATTCGACTCCAATTTGCCGGCTCATTCGTGCAACGATCGGAAACAAAATGCCTCGACCGTtcgctctttttttctctctccttctttctttccctcgatctctctttctctcttttatagCTGCGAACACAGAGTCGCAACGTTCCGCTGACCGAACTCCCCCGTGGCCTATCGATACGCGCCTTTCCAAATCAACTCGCATTGTCTTCCACGCGAATTTTTGATGCGCACTCGTCCCGTCTATGTCAGATTTTTTATCCTCCTCTCCACTTGTCTTAAGCTATGGTTACAATGGATGACGAACCGTCATTCCAATGAAACGTTCAAGTTAAagcaatcaaatatttatatagattcTTACGACTATCGGTACGCGCATGAAAATCTTTGAACGTTTCATTCGTCAAAACGACAGTTCGTTCACTATGATGGCAATTCGTCGGTGTAAAACAACGACAAATTTTAGAGACTACACCGCGACCAACTCCACAAACTGAAAACTAGAGAAGAATATTGTCATAAACGTTACTCTTTCAAATTTACTGTTGTAAGAAGCGAGTTTAGTTTATGCAAGTAAATCATCTGTTTTACGAAAACGTAACATCAATGTATTACACGCGTAGTTTAATTACGCGATATTACatacgaaatttataaaaactgcACTTGATCAATTTGCTTTCTAAGATGCTCAATGTAGAAATATAGGAATGTTAAAATTCATTGGGTGCATCTTCCTCCGGCTCGATTCTTTTGTCAGGTTCAGATACGTTGCTACAATAGGGTCAGGCGGGCATTTCGTATGGCACAGTTAGGTCTATATACTGTGGCGTACATACGTCGACGTCACTCACCAGCGGTATTGTCAGAAGCTGACTAGCCTACCATCCGGGAATACGAAATTCGTCGTTGGTACCCGCGGTATTCCGGCGCCCACGATTTTTACGCCGTCGCGGTCGCGCGCAATCTCTAAGGACGCGTGACGCGGTCGccaaatatttccttttcccgAACATGCTGTTTCCCGATTCTATTCATCGAACGTCGCGGGGCCGTGCGATTGTTTCTTACCAGTTGGCCACCAGACGACTTTCGTCGAACCTTGTCGCCCGGACAAATGTATTCAGTCAGCCcgctttctttatttttccctTTGTTCCGGCTCCTTTTTTCGGTTTCCTTGAGCAGAGCCCGATTTAGCGCGGAATTTTAACCAGGCAAGTGTGAAACATTCAATGTTCGTGCTTCGAGCTACGTTTCTCAGAGCGAGAAATTATACGTTCTTTGTTTGATTCGGAAcaacgtttttttttaaaagaagtgtatttttatatttatataagaagAAGGACAAAGAGAATGTTTCTCTTAAATATGATTTGTGATGgactttgtaatatttttataaggaTAACGATACAGATATTTCGAATAACAGGTAGACCgtggatgtttatgtaaatttacatctttggcaatattattaaagaaatatgtaaatcttAGATAGGACTTTGTTTCACCCACTAACACGTTTGCTGTGAATTTCGTTTGCATAATATACAATGCTATTTACTGAcagataattttcatataataccTGCCTCTATTCAGTAACTTGGTATGTGCgctcgatatttcaatttcccagaaatatataaacacCCGCGGACTAAcgataacgttatttaaacgATATACAAATTCGTAAGAAATTTGTCAGACGCCTGACTCACCTTGATTTTCTGAAGAACGTTCTCCACGGTCGGACGCAAGAGGCACCTAACCCCCGATTTTCAGATGCAACGTAATCGGCCACATGATTTCTGAAACAAATAATCGAAAGTAGCAATGAACGGGGGCAAGCAATctacaaaatagaaaaatagaaaactaaaATTCAAGCGTCTTCTGCATTTTGCTCTTGGAAAGATGAAAGTTCAGCCGCTCATCTACGAAAACTTTCTTCGGCAAGTTCGATGGTTAACTCACGAAAAGTGAAATTACAGAATAACGCGCACGTAACAAGCCGCATCACgatcgaatttaaattttcccaACTTACGATACGAAGCCTTTGCCGGTCGGATacatttaatgatatttaaaggAGCTACGAAGCTGCAGACGATGATATCGCGATTAATCAATAATCGGAAAGTTCCTCCGACACAACGGTGTACCACGTAGTTTTTCTATTTCGCTAAACTAAGTTTGCGATATTCATTTTGATTTCTTCGCCAAAAATGCTGCGCTTTAGCcgtcgatatttttaacgcCGATGcttttttcctatttattatttggTATCGtagtatttaaattaaaaaaatttgtcgatAATAAAAAGGGACAGCACAATTCTGTGTATcaaataacgttttatgttcTAGAACGAGCATCTGGCAACACCAACGAAAAAATGATCcgtataaatacaataattacaCGAGCCCAGCACCGGCAACAAGATACGCTCGGTTTTATATTACGCCATAGTTTAAATGGTTTCCgaggaaaatcaaatttaaatgtcTTCTACGCGATACAGCAAGGAGGAGATTTAAATAGCGGCGAGTTGAATAAGCATGCTCGACCCGCCAGCGCTAATTAAATTCCAACGCAAAGAATTAACACGAAGTAAAAAAGGATAACCTTCCGTCGGCTACCGCTATTCCCAATGTAACTTTCTCTACTGGTTTGTGTACCTTCGATCTCCACCAGCTTCGATTTTCTATACACATTCTACGTATCTTATTCAGCAGTTGTTGAAAATGGTGGTTTAAGCCGAAGAAAGAAGTTTCTCGTGTAAAAGAACACGAAGTAGATGTAGATCGACAATTTGAGGAGCTGTGTAGCTCGATGTATTCATGTTCGTCATAACGCGTTCTGCATTTATCGCtatacaaaattcattttactaTTTCAGATGGCACAAGGTTCAGTTATAGTTTGATTGCGTAATCGTAGAACTAAGGGTATGACACACGTATGAAAAATTGTCATTCTAGGTATTTCACTCACTTTTGCACAAAGAACCATTCTCCTTCGACTTGTGCCACCATTATctatacacgttatatcgattCTGCAGTATTCTGTTGGCAATCGTTGCACACGATCACAACCTTGGAGATCGACAGAAGGATTCGAGCATCTGGACAGGGGCAACTGGTCGGTCAGGTGGTCCAATTTTAGGGGATGCAATGAGAAAAAGGACGAAGAAGACGGGCGAGGAGAGACGCGAACACGGACAGACACGGCGAGTACGTCAAATTGATCCATATTAATAAGAACGGTGGTTCGCGTTGCCGgatttttgcataaatttgAATCGGCCCTAGCGCGGCAAGGGTTGCAAATTTGAATAATCGAGAATAATTCCGAAGTTTTCGCGCCGTGTAAACGCCCGGCCGACGTAATCAGCGCGGACTTCGAAACATTTCATGATGTAACGCCTCCTCTTCTCCTCGGCGAGGATGTGCGGCTAATTAAGCGCCAGCCAGTCCCACCGGCCATTGGAAAAAATACACGGTTGGCTCTACGAATTTTCCTTTATATCCACGTCCGTTTCTCTGccttcgttctctttctttcctcctttttttgtCCAGTCCCTCCCCCGCCACATGGGTTGGGATTCGGTGAACGACGGGATTCGGGCGTGTTTGCGATTTTAATGAATCTTAACCACGCGATAGTCCAGGATTTTATCTCGACAACGAGTCGCGCCGCATGTATCCgctttgatatttttgttccAGTTGCGCTGCTCTTCTGTCACGTGTAATCGTCCACAGCGATGTTTCCTTCCGTTTGCATATCGCGGTGTAAGGGATTTGGACGAGTACGAGGAAAATGAGAAGTACAATATGATCCGGGTAACGCAggaatttcctttttacgtATACCAAgtttatttgcaattaatcTGTTAATTACACCAGGTCTATAAGCAAACGCGACGTTATTAGAAGCGTCTAGCGAGAACAATACGCCTTAGGTGCCAGGTACTTCTGACTGTTTTGAAAAACGACGCAAAAGATCTGACACGTGGTGACTGACCTGACTTACACCACAcgggaattaaaatttattttttctaatttgaatttatgtAGATATCGTCGGGCTTTCAAGTGGAAGGGATTTTGAGATTACAAGGATTTCGGTTAAAAACAGTGTGGTTCTCTGACTAGCGTAAATCTAACGATAGAACAGTTTATTTATGtgttgaaataaaactttgCTCGATCGCTGTTAAACTTCGACTTCTCAATAATTTTCtcaacttcttcttttttcaagaTGCACAACATCAGATACAATTTTATACGGAATACGATCTACGTACTATAACGCGTCTGAACGTCTTCTCTCGCAAGGCAAATGTTACATTGTTACATCAGAGAAATAATATGCGAAATGGAGTAGGAGGAACAGTGCTTAAACAGTTTTTATCTTGGTATGCGGTAATCTACGACCGTGGCGGCGTCGTTCCATCTCCGGCCAGATTAAAGCGAATCTTATTATATCGAATGACGAGATCACGTGATCAATCACAAAAACACACAACGGAACTGTCGTGTCTCTAATGCGAAGCGGAGGAAGACAGCGATACTTGAAGAACGGGCCACCCGTCGTGAACGTGGAATGTGGAACTGTACCGACAGGGCCGGCGATGTTCGTCTCTTCGCCCCTTATCGATCACCTTCTCATGTCCCTTATCCTAATCcctttttgcattttttaaatcgaaactCGAAAATCCAACCGACCCCGTAtcgttccattttttcttctctttctttctttctttctttctttccttacCGACTATGGCGTAACGCAACGTCTTCAGAAGAATCGTATTTATACAACTGATAGCACATATTTTCCTCGACAATTTCTGCTTTTTAATATAAGTACACGCAGTAGTATCGCGTTAAACGATCAAAAGAATGCTCCTTTCATCGATCATCACCTATATACTCCATAAGTGCGTAAGTATTAAAACACTTATAAATAACGAGCTAAGTAATATTAAGTAGCTATTCGTCCAACTTCGCTTATCATCTCACAACGCCGATAAAagagaatttcaaaaatctcCTTCTCAGATTGCCAACACTACCCAAAGAACATTACGAAACCTTGCAAGCTCTCACACTTCTTTATCTAAACTTGTCTCGTACAATCAACGACGCGTTTAATTTATCACGTGATTGCACCGTTCGGATTCGATCGATCCTCTAATCAGACcccattattattatattatgcaaTCGACTATTTACAAATATCGCGGTCTTCGCGATCTTTCTTCACCTTTTCCCTCCTGGTCAAATGAACTTTTTCCTTTCACGAAATCCTGTTACCTCTGGGACTCCCCCGAGCTTGTTCCGTGGCCCTTGGTCTCTCGTCCTGTTATGGTCTATCCCATTATAATTCCGAGCATGCACGCTCGTCGTCCGTACGTCCTCTAGAGAGATGGAAGAGTGTAAAACGTCGGACACCTGGGCAGAGAGTTTAGCCGGGTATTGTCAGGAGACAAATATGAGTTAATACGTCATCCAGGGACCTATTCAGGGCCCAGCGCCGACGAGAATGGTGATCACGAATTGGCCGGCGTATAAATGTGTTTTAATTGTTCCCCTTCCCCTTTCCCCACCCCCTTTCACTCCGTCTTTCTCTAAAGCTGTCCCACGTTCCCTCTTGTTCATCCAATTCGCTTGTCCTCCACTGTTCCTTTTCTCCATCGTCTCTCTGTTTCGCTTTGTTCTCTCTCGGCCTGGACCCCGTTCGAGGAACGCCGTTCGCGGAGACTAGCCGAGATGTGAAACATAATAAGAGACGGCGTTGAAGAATTTCCTATTATCTTATTGTTGCTCGCACGTCCTTTTGTGCCCACTGATTCCCCGTGAAACGTCGTCTCGTCGTTGGAGGCCTGTGATTTCAGTAGATTATCGCATTTCATGTATAGGGAAATTTCGTATACAGGGAGATCCATTCACATTTGTTAAACTCATAGTTTCCTTCGATATAGATTAATAAATGTTGATAAAGTGATGTTAATGCGTAGTAACTTTTTATTAGgctgtccgaaaagtttctttcgtttcataaggtgataatagatgaacaacaatttgtgttttatattattttattgaattaggtatgatccatttcgtcatatttctattattatgttcgtgcataattcaataaactaatataaaacaaaaaacattgtgcgtctattatttccttataaaacgaaagaaacttttcggacaacctaatataagaAATACTAAGACGTATCgattaatatattgaaaaatgtatggTCCTgcgaaaaaagataaagttgACGTTCGTATGGCTTCTACATTTCTACTTAGAAAAAAAATACCGAAAATAACATCAAATTATGTTTCTCTCGAAACCATCTAACTCTTGTTCGAAACGCTTTCCCATCAATGATGAACAGCTTCCAAATATTCGCAGTGATCGATTTAAATTGAACACCTTGTATAGGTATTAAAGACTTTAGAATGGAAAGTGagaagtttttaattatttctgcaTTCACATGGTTCTGACCATTGATCCTCCACAAGACGAAATTTGAACTCTGATTGAAGATACTCGAGGAATAGAAGagactttattttatttttataaaagaacaaaaacgTTCTACCATTTTTATATGGGGAAGAAGAATACTTCTACGGGAGAActagaaaaaggagagaagtAACTTGAAATTTTGCGGTCTTGATTTTCAAAGGTGTTACAAATACTCTTTCTCATATGATGTGCGCGAGGATCGCAATCGAAAACCTGTTAATGACACCGTGGG
Encoded proteins:
- the LOC122573718 gene encoding uncharacterized protein LOC122573718, producing MKNCHSSILLAIVAHDHNLGDRQKDSSIWTGATGRSGGPILGDAMRKRTKKTGEERREHGQTRRLRCSSVTCNRPQRCFLPFAYRGVRDLDEYEENEKYNMIRVTQEFPFYVYQVYLQLIC